A window from Mycobacterium saskatchewanense encodes these proteins:
- a CDS encoding universal stress protein: MGAYRTVVVGTDGSDSSMRAVDKAAQIAGADAKLIVASAYLPQHEDTRAADALGSESYKVSGTAPIYAILQDAKDRAHAAGAKNIEERPIVGAPVDALVNLAEEVKADLLVVGNVGLSTIAGRLLGSVPANVSRRAKVDVLIVHTTN, encoded by the coding sequence ATGGGCGCCTATCGGACGGTGGTGGTAGGGACCGATGGCTCGGACTCGTCGATGCGCGCAGTGGACAAGGCGGCTCAGATCGCCGGAGCGGACGCCAAGCTGATCGTCGCGTCGGCGTATCTGCCGCAGCACGAGGACACCCGGGCCGCCGACGCGCTGGGTTCGGAAAGCTACAAAGTCTCGGGCACCGCGCCCATCTACGCGATCCTGCAAGACGCCAAGGACCGGGCCCACGCTGCGGGCGCCAAGAACATCGAAGAGCGGCCCATCGTCGGCGCTCCGGTCGACGCCCTCGTGAACCTGGCCGAGGAGGTCAAGGCCGACCTGCTGGTGGTCGGCAACGTCGGTCTGAGCACGATCGCGGGCCGGCTGCTCGGGTCGGTGCCGGCCAACGTCTCACGCCGCGCCAAGGTCGACGTGCTGATCGTGCACACCACCAATTAG
- a CDS encoding mannosyltransferase — translation MPTTVEQLATAEVGEPAPARPRGSRLDPWAIGALAAVVSAAWACRPSLWFDEGATISASASRTLPELWHLLSHIDAVHGLYYLVMHGWFAIFPPTEFWSRLPSALAIGIAAAGVTVFTKLFSTRVTAVCAGVVFAILPRTTWAGMEARSYAFAAAATIWLTVLLLAALRSNRARPWVCYALAFALTILLNINSILLVPVYAVMVPLLAPNGIRKSAIVRWVAASAVAIGIMTPFIMFAHGQVWQVNWIYPVSWHYAFDIIQRQYFDHSIPFAVLAGVVVAAAVVARLAGAPAPEGDMRRLLVVCVAWIVVPTALVVIYSAIDEPIYYPRYLIFTAPAAAIVLAVSIVTVARKPWLIAGLVVACAAAALPNYLFTQRWPYAKEGWDYSQVADLIGSHAAPGDCLMVDNTVPWRPGPIRALLATRPAAFRALIDVERGAYGPKVGTLWDGHVAVWLTTARINKCPTIWTITDKDKSLPDHQTGQSLNPGVFGRSPAYRFPGYLGFHIVERWQFHYSQVVRSTR, via the coding sequence ATGCCCACCACCGTTGAGCAGCTCGCTACCGCCGAGGTCGGCGAGCCCGCGCCCGCGCGCCCGCGCGGCAGCAGGCTCGACCCGTGGGCGATCGGCGCCCTCGCCGCCGTCGTCAGCGCGGCGTGGGCCTGCCGGCCGTCGCTCTGGTTCGACGAGGGTGCGACGATCTCCGCCTCGGCCAGCCGCACCCTGCCCGAGCTGTGGCACCTGCTCAGCCACATCGACGCCGTCCACGGCCTCTACTACCTGGTGATGCACGGCTGGTTCGCGATCTTCCCCCCCACCGAGTTCTGGTCCCGGCTGCCCAGCGCCCTGGCGATCGGTATCGCCGCCGCCGGCGTCACCGTGTTCACCAAGCTCTTCTCGACCCGCGTGACGGCCGTGTGTGCGGGAGTGGTGTTCGCCATCCTGCCCCGGACCACCTGGGCGGGCATGGAAGCGCGGTCGTACGCCTTCGCGGCGGCCGCGACCATCTGGCTGACCGTGTTGCTGCTCGCCGCCCTCCGGAGCAACAGGGCCCGGCCGTGGGTGTGTTACGCGCTCGCCTTCGCGCTCACGATTTTGCTGAACATCAACTCGATCCTGCTGGTGCCCGTCTATGCCGTGATGGTTCCGCTGTTGGCGCCCAACGGCATCCGTAAGTCCGCGATCGTTCGGTGGGTTGCCGCGTCCGCCGTCGCCATCGGGATCATGACGCCGTTCATCATGTTCGCGCATGGCCAGGTATGGCAGGTGAACTGGATCTATCCGGTCAGCTGGCATTACGCGTTCGACATCATCCAACGCCAGTACTTCGACCACAGCATTCCGTTCGCCGTGCTCGCGGGCGTCGTCGTCGCCGCCGCGGTCGTCGCGCGGCTCGCCGGAGCGCCGGCCCCCGAGGGCGACATGCGCCGCCTGCTCGTCGTCTGCGTCGCGTGGATCGTCGTCCCGACCGCCCTCGTCGTCATCTACTCCGCGATCGACGAACCGATCTACTATCCGCGCTACCTGATCTTCACCGCCCCGGCCGCGGCCATCGTCCTGGCCGTGTCGATCGTGACGGTCGCCCGCAAGCCGTGGCTGATCGCCGGCCTCGTCGTCGCGTGCGCGGCGGCCGCGCTGCCGAACTACCTGTTCACGCAGCGCTGGCCGTACGCCAAGGAGGGCTGGGACTACAGCCAGGTGGCCGACCTGATCGGCTCGCACGCCGCACCCGGCGACTGCTTGATGGTGGACAACACCGTGCCGTGGCGGCCGGGCCCGATCCGAGCCCTGCTGGCGACCCGGCCGGCCGCGTTCCGGGCGCTGATCGACGTGGAGCGAGGCGCCTACGGGCCCAAGGTCGGCACGCTATGGGACGGCCACGTCGCCGTCTGGCTGACGACCGCCAGGATCAACAAGTGCCCGACCATCTGGACCATCACCGACAAGGACAAATCGCTACCGGATCATCAGACCGGACAATCGCTGAATCCTGGGGTCTTCGGACGATCGCCCGCCTACCGATTCCCGGGCTATCTCGGGTTCCACATTGTCGAGCGGTGGCAATTCCACTACTCGCAAGTGGTCAGATCGACGCGGTAA
- the uvrA gene encoding excinuclease ABC subunit UvrA, producing the protein MADRLIVKGAREHNLRGVDLDLPRDSLIVFTGLSGSGKSSLAFDTIFAEGQRRYVESLSAYARQFLGQMDKPDVDFIEGLSPAVSIDQKSTNRNPRSTVGTITEVYDYLRLLYARAGSPHCPVCGERIARQTPQQIVDQVLAMPEGTRFLVLAPVVRTRKGEFADLFEKLNAQGYSRVRVDGVVHPLTEPPKLKKQEKHDIEVVVDRLTVKASAKQRLTDSVETALSLADGIVVLEFVDHEHDAHNREQRFSEKLACPNGHALAVDDLEPRSFSFNSPYGACPECSGLGIRKEVDPDLVVPDPDRTLAEGAVAPWSTGHTAEYFTRMMAGLGDELGFDVNTPWRKLPAKARKAILEGSDHQVHVRYRNRYGRTRSYYADFEGVLAFLQRKMSQTESEQMKERYEGFMRDVPCPVCEGTRLKPEILAVTLTAGERGAKSIAEVCELSINDCADFLNALTLGPREKAIAGQVLKEIQSRLGFLLDVGLEYLSLSRAAATLSGGEAQRIRLATQIGSGLVGVLYVLDEPSIGLHQRDNRRLIETLTRLRDLGNTLIVVEHDEDTIAHADWVVDIGPRAGEHGGHIVHSGTYRELLENKESLTGAYLSGRERIDVPAIRRPVDRKRQLTVVDAREHNLRGIDVSFPLGVLTSVTGVSGSGKSTLVNDILAAVLANRLNGARQVPGRHTRVTGLDHLDKLVRVDQSPIGRTPRSNPATYTGVFDKIRTLFAATTEAKVRGYQPGRFSFNVKGGRCEACTGDGTIKIEMNFLPDVYVPCEVCHGARYNRETLEVHYKGKTIAEVLDMSIEEAAEFFEPITGIHRYLRTLVDVGLGYVRLGQPAPTLSGGEAQRVKLAAELQKRSTGRTIYILDEPTTGLHFDDIRKLLNVINGLVDKGNTVIVIEHNLDVIKTSDWIVDMGPEGGAGGGTVVAQGTPEEIAAVPESYTGKFLAEVVARSGSPSGAPSRPSRRRKVTA; encoded by the coding sequence GTGGCCGACCGCCTGATCGTCAAAGGCGCCCGTGAGCACAATCTGCGGGGCGTCGACCTGGACCTGCCGCGCGACTCCCTGATCGTCTTCACCGGGCTCTCCGGGTCGGGCAAGTCGTCACTGGCCTTCGACACCATCTTCGCCGAGGGGCAGCGCCGGTACGTGGAGTCCTTGTCGGCCTACGCCCGCCAATTCCTCGGGCAGATGGACAAGCCGGATGTGGACTTCATCGAGGGCCTTTCTCCGGCGGTGTCGATCGACCAGAAGTCGACCAACCGCAACCCGCGGTCGACGGTCGGGACGATCACCGAGGTCTACGACTACCTGAGGCTGCTGTACGCCCGCGCGGGCTCGCCGCACTGCCCGGTCTGCGGCGAGCGGATCGCGCGTCAGACCCCCCAGCAAATCGTCGACCAGGTGCTGGCGATGCCGGAGGGCACCCGGTTTTTGGTGCTCGCCCCCGTGGTGCGCACCCGCAAGGGGGAGTTCGCCGACCTCTTCGAGAAGCTGAACGCGCAGGGTTACAGCCGGGTGCGGGTCGACGGCGTGGTGCACCCGCTGACCGAGCCGCCGAAGCTGAAAAAGCAGGAGAAGCACGACATCGAGGTCGTGGTGGACCGCCTCACGGTCAAGGCCTCCGCCAAGCAGCGGCTCACCGATTCGGTGGAGACCGCGCTCAGCCTGGCCGACGGCATCGTGGTGCTCGAGTTCGTCGACCACGAGCACGACGCGCACAACCGCGAGCAGCGGTTCTCCGAGAAGTTGGCCTGCCCCAACGGGCACGCGCTGGCGGTCGACGACCTGGAGCCGCGGTCGTTCTCCTTCAACTCGCCCTACGGCGCCTGCCCCGAGTGCAGCGGCCTGGGGATCCGCAAGGAGGTCGACCCCGACCTCGTCGTGCCCGACCCGGACCGGACGCTCGCCGAGGGCGCGGTGGCGCCCTGGTCGACGGGACACACCGCGGAGTACTTCACCCGGATGATGGCGGGGCTCGGCGACGAGCTGGGTTTCGACGTCAACACGCCGTGGCGCAAGCTGCCGGCCAAGGCCCGCAAGGCGATCCTCGAAGGCTCGGACCATCAGGTCCACGTGCGCTACCGCAACCGCTACGGCCGGACCCGTTCGTATTACGCCGATTTCGAGGGTGTGCTGGCGTTTCTGCAGCGCAAGATGTCCCAGACCGAGTCCGAGCAGATGAAGGAGCGCTACGAGGGCTTCATGCGGGACGTGCCCTGCCCGGTGTGCGAGGGCACGAGGCTCAAGCCGGAGATCCTGGCGGTCACGCTGACTGCGGGGGAGCGCGGCGCGAAGTCCATCGCCGAGGTGTGCGAACTGTCCATCAACGACTGCGCCGACTTCCTCAACGCGCTCACTCTGGGTCCGCGCGAGAAGGCGATCGCCGGGCAGGTGCTCAAGGAGATCCAGTCGCGGCTGGGCTTTCTGCTCGATGTCGGCCTCGAATACCTGTCGCTGTCCCGGGCCGCGGCGACGTTGTCCGGCGGTGAGGCGCAGCGCATCCGGCTGGCCACCCAGATCGGGTCTGGTCTGGTGGGCGTCCTCTATGTGCTCGACGAGCCGTCGATCGGCCTGCATCAGCGCGACAACCGCCGCCTCATCGAAACCCTCACCCGGCTAAGGGATTTGGGCAACACTCTGATCGTCGTCGAGCACGACGAGGACACCATCGCGCACGCCGACTGGGTCGTCGATATCGGCCCCCGGGCGGGCGAGCACGGCGGCCACATCGTGCACAGCGGCACCTATCGGGAACTGCTGGAGAACAAGGAGTCGCTCACGGGCGCCTACCTGTCGGGCCGCGAGCGCATCGATGTTCCGGCGATCCGGCGCCCCGTCGACCGCAAGCGCCAACTCACCGTCGTCGACGCGCGCGAGCACAACCTGCGGGGCATCGACGTGTCGTTCCCCCTGGGGGTACTGACCTCGGTGACGGGTGTGTCGGGCTCCGGTAAATCCACACTGGTCAACGACATCCTGGCCGCGGTGCTGGCCAACCGGCTCAACGGCGCCCGGCAGGTCCCGGGGCGCCACACTCGGGTCACCGGGCTCGACCACCTGGACAAGCTGGTGCGCGTCGACCAGTCGCCGATCGGCCGTACTCCGCGTTCGAACCCGGCCACGTACACCGGTGTGTTCGACAAGATCCGGACCCTGTTCGCGGCCACCACAGAGGCGAAGGTCCGTGGCTACCAACCCGGTCGGTTCTCTTTCAACGTCAAGGGCGGCCGCTGCGAGGCGTGCACGGGCGACGGCACCATCAAGATCGAGATGAACTTCCTGCCCGATGTGTATGTGCCGTGCGAGGTGTGCCACGGCGCCCGCTACAACCGGGAAACCCTCGAGGTGCATTACAAGGGCAAGACCATCGCCGAGGTGCTCGACATGTCGATCGAGGAGGCGGCGGAATTCTTCGAACCGATCACCGGGATTCACCGCTATCTGCGCACCTTGGTGGACGTAGGCCTGGGGTACGTCCGGCTCGGTCAGCCCGCGCCGACGCTGTCCGGTGGCGAGGCGCAGCGGGTGAAGCTGGCCGCGGAACTGCAGAAGCGGTCGACCGGGCGGACCATCTACATCCTCGACGAACCCACCACCGGTCTGCACTTCGACGACATCCGCAAGCTGTTGAACGTCATCAACGGGCTTGTCGACAAAGGGAACACGGTCATCGTCATCGAACACAACCTGGATGTGATCAAGACGTCGGACTGGATCGTCGACATGGGTCCGGAGGGTGGCGCCGGCGGCGGAACCGTTGTCGCCCAGGGCACTCCGGAAGAGATCGCGGCGGTGCCGGAAAGCTACACGGGCAAGT
- a CDS encoding MBL fold metallo-hydrolase: protein MTASDASPIEPSDDYTGHVDPGTAARRTLPGATILKVSVGPMDNNAYLVTCSATGDTLLIDAANDADLLIDLVRRFAPKLSLIVTTHQHFDHWQALEAVAAATGAPTAASEIDAEPLPVKPDRLLAGGDTVRIGELAFDVIHLRGHTPGSIALALDGPATGGVTQLFTGDCLFPGGVGKTWQPGDFAQLLDDVTARVFDVYGDDTVIYPGHGDDTVLGRERPHLAEWRERGW, encoded by the coding sequence ATGACTGCCTCGGACGCGTCCCCCATCGAGCCAAGCGACGACTACACCGGACACGTCGACCCTGGTACCGCGGCCCGCCGGACCCTACCCGGCGCAACGATCCTAAAGGTTTCGGTGGGACCGATGGACAATAACGCCTACCTGGTGACGTGCTCGGCCACGGGTGACACCCTGCTGATCGACGCCGCCAACGACGCCGACCTCCTCATCGACCTGGTGCGACGCTTCGCGCCGAAGCTGTCGCTCATCGTGACCACCCACCAGCACTTCGACCACTGGCAGGCGCTCGAGGCCGTCGCCGCCGCCACCGGGGCGCCGACCGCCGCCAGCGAGATCGACGCCGAGCCGCTGCCGGTCAAGCCCGACCGTTTGCTGGCGGGCGGCGACACGGTGCGGATCGGCGAGCTGGCCTTCGACGTCATCCACCTGCGGGGGCACACGCCCGGATCGATCGCGCTGGCGCTCGATGGACCGGCGACCGGCGGGGTCACCCAGCTCTTCACGGGCGACTGCCTCTTTCCGGGAGGCGTCGGCAAGACATGGCAGCCGGGTGATTTCGCTCAGCTGCTCGACGACGTCACCGCGCGGGTTTTCGACGTCTATGGGGACGACACCGTCATCTATCCCGGCCACGGGGACGACACCGTGTTGGGCCGAGAACGCCCACATCTGGCCGAGTGGCGAGAACGAGGCTGGTAG
- a CDS encoding MgtC/SapB family protein, which translates to MHTWLANPLFGGDVQGLRHVVKLFAAFGLTALIGLERTIQGKSAGLRTQTIVGTAAALIMLISKYGFDDVLAPGRIVLDPSRVAAQIVSGIGFLGAGIIITRRGAVHGLTTAAAVWESAAIGMAAGAGLLLLGAAVVALHFVSALAFNGVERQLTARLRGTVRLQIIYTNGRGVLREVLRLCGQRDWQLTELDADPHDIDNGEVAVTMTLSGQKIANAKDIFSDVDGVVAVIHAEDDSD; encoded by the coding sequence ATGCACACCTGGCTGGCCAACCCGCTGTTCGGCGGCGACGTGCAGGGCCTGCGCCACGTCGTCAAGCTGTTCGCCGCATTTGGGTTGACGGCGCTCATCGGCCTGGAACGGACCATCCAGGGCAAGAGTGCAGGCCTGCGCACCCAGACCATCGTCGGCACCGCGGCCGCGCTGATCATGCTGATCAGCAAGTACGGCTTCGACGACGTCCTGGCGCCCGGACGGATCGTGCTGGACCCCTCCCGGGTCGCGGCCCAGATCGTCTCCGGCATCGGCTTTCTGGGAGCGGGGATCATCATCACCCGGCGCGGCGCGGTGCATGGCCTGACGACCGCGGCGGCCGTTTGGGAATCCGCCGCGATCGGCATGGCGGCCGGCGCCGGTCTGCTCCTGCTCGGCGCCGCCGTCGTGGCGCTGCACTTCGTCAGTGCGCTCGCCTTCAACGGGGTCGAACGCCAGCTGACGGCCCGGCTGCGCGGCACCGTCCGGCTGCAGATCATTTACACCAACGGACGCGGGGTGCTGCGCGAAGTGCTCCGCCTCTGTGGGCAACGAGACTGGCAGCTCACCGAGCTCGATGCCGATCCCCACGACATCGACAACGGTGAAGTCGCGGTGACGATGACGCTCTCCGGGCAAAAAATCGCCAACGCGAAGGACATCTTCTCCGATGTCGACGGGGTGGTGGCGGTCATTCACGCCGAGGACGACTCCGACTGA
- a CDS encoding MFS transporter, with translation MTHPSGSWRELLDGRYLGTSVVLAGGVALYATNEFLTSSLLPNTVAEIGGSRLYAWVTTLYLVGSVVAATLVNPVLLRVGARSSYLAGLALFGLSSLLCGAAPTMEVLIAGRTLQGVAGGLLAGLGYAVINAALPRALWTRGSAVVSAMWGVATVVGPATGGLFAEFGLWRWAFGVMTLLAAAMALLVPVALPAGQGDPTAAAPARKVPVLSLVLVGAAALAISAAQVPHATAATAGLLAVGVALVGLFVAVDWRTRAEVLPPSVFNRGPLKWIYLTLGVLMAGAMVDIYVPLFGQELAHLTPVGAGFLGAAVAIGWTVSEIVSASLENPRTVGRVIAAAPLVVASGLALGALTQRDNASAWTVALWALALLVDGIGIGMAWPHLSARAMGSVDDPDEGGAAAAAINTVQLISAAFGAGLAGVVVNTAHGGDAVAARWLFTVFSALTAAGAVASYLATRGSGRAERVDMPLNQSESSSA, from the coding sequence GTGACGCATCCGTCCGGTAGTTGGCGTGAGCTGCTCGACGGCAGGTATCTGGGAACTTCGGTCGTGCTGGCCGGTGGGGTCGCGCTGTATGCCACCAACGAGTTCCTGACCAGCAGCCTGCTCCCTAATACCGTCGCCGAGATCGGCGGCAGCCGCCTCTACGCCTGGGTGACCACCCTGTACCTCGTCGGGTCGGTGGTGGCGGCGACGTTGGTCAATCCGGTCCTGCTGCGCGTCGGGGCGCGATCGTCATACCTGGCGGGGTTGGCGCTCTTCGGGCTGTCCAGCCTGTTGTGCGGGGCGGCGCCCACCATGGAGGTCCTGATCGCGGGACGCACCCTCCAGGGCGTGGCGGGCGGGCTCCTCGCCGGCCTCGGGTACGCCGTGATCAATGCCGCCCTGCCGCGCGCGCTGTGGACGCGCGGCTCGGCGGTGGTGTCGGCGATGTGGGGCGTCGCCACCGTGGTCGGCCCCGCGACGGGCGGCTTGTTCGCCGAGTTCGGCCTGTGGCGCTGGGCCTTCGGCGTGATGACCCTGCTGGCGGCGGCGATGGCCCTGCTGGTTCCGGTCGCGCTGCCCGCCGGCCAGGGCGACCCGACCGCCGCGGCCCCCGCCCGCAAAGTGCCGGTGCTGTCATTGGTGCTGGTCGGCGCCGCGGCGCTGGCCATCAGCGCCGCCCAGGTGCCGCACGCCACCGCCGCGACCGCCGGCCTCCTGGCCGTCGGTGTGGCGCTGGTCGGGCTGTTCGTGGCGGTCGACTGGCGGACGCGCGCCGAGGTATTGCCGCCTAGCGTCTTCAACCGCGGCCCCTTGAAGTGGATCTACCTCACCCTCGGGGTGCTGATGGCCGGGGCGATGGTGGACATCTACGTGCCGCTGTTCGGCCAGGAGTTGGCGCACCTGACGCCGGTCGGGGCCGGGTTCCTGGGCGCGGCGGTAGCGATCGGCTGGACGGTCAGCGAGATCGTGAGCGCTTCGCTGGAGAACCCGCGCACCGTCGGGCGGGTCATCGCGGCGGCGCCGCTGGTGGTGGCGTCGGGGCTGGCCCTCGGAGCCCTCACGCAGCGCGACAACGCCTCGGCGTGGACCGTCGCGCTATGGGCGCTGGCCCTGCTGGTCGACGGGATCGGCATCGGGATGGCGTGGCCCCACTTGTCGGCGCGCGCGATGGGTTCCGTCGACGACCCCGACGAGGGCGGTGCCGCCGCGGCGGCCATCAATACCGTGCAGCTGATCTCCGCGGCCTTCGGCGCCGGGCTGGCGGGGGTCGTCGTCAACACGGCCCATGGCGGTGACGCGGTGGCGGCCCGCTGGCTGTTCACCGTGTTCAGCGCGTTGACCGCCGCGGGAGCGGTCGCCAGCTACCTTGCGACCCGCGGCAGCGGCCGGGCGGAGCGCGTCGACATGCCGCTGAATCAGTCGGAGTCGTCCTCGGCGTGA
- the uvrB gene encoding excinuclease ABC subunit UvrB: MAFATEHPVLAHSEYRAVDEVVRAGGRFEVVSPYPPAGDQPAAIDELERRIKAGERDVVLLGATGTGKSATTAWLIERLQRPTLVMAPNKTLAAQLANELREMLPHNAVEYFVSYYDYYQPEAYIAQTDTYIEKDSSINDDVERLRHSATSALLSRRDVVVVASVSCIYGLGTPQSYLDRSVELQVGAEVPRDGLLRLLVDVQYTRNDLSFTRGSFRVRGDTVEIIPSYEELAVRIEFFGDEVEALYYLHPLTGEVIRQVDSLRIFPATHYVAGPERMAHAISTIEEELAERLAEFESQGKLLEAQRLRMRTNYDIEMMRQVGFCSGIENYSRHIDGRGPGSPPATLLDYFPEDFLLVIDESHVTVPQIGGMYEGDMSRKRNLVEYGFRLPSACDNRPLTWEEFADRIGQTVYLSATPGPYELSQSAGEFVEQVIRPTGLVDPKVVVKPTKGQIDDLIGEIRKRTEADERVLVTTLTKKMAEDLTDYLLEMGIRVRYLHSEVDTLRRVELLRQLRLGEYDVLVGINLLREGLDLPEVSLVAILDADKEGFLRSTRSLIQTIGRAARNVSGEVHMYADTMTDSMKEAIDETERRRAKQVAYNEAHGIDPQPLRKKIADILDQVYREADDTETVGIGGSGRNASRGRRAQGEPGRAVSAGVFEGRDTASMPRAELADLIKDLTEQMMTAARDLQFELAARFRDEIADLKKELRGMDAAGLK; this comes from the coding sequence ATGGCTTTCGCCACCGAACATCCAGTGCTCGCGCATTCGGAATACCGCGCGGTCGACGAGGTCGTGCGCGCGGGCGGCCGCTTCGAGGTCGTCAGCCCGTACCCGCCCGCCGGCGACCAGCCCGCGGCCATCGACGAACTCGAGCGTCGGATCAAGGCGGGGGAGCGAGACGTCGTGCTGCTCGGCGCTACGGGCACCGGGAAGTCGGCGACCACCGCGTGGCTCATCGAACGGCTGCAGCGGCCCACGCTGGTGATGGCGCCGAACAAGACGCTGGCCGCCCAGCTGGCGAACGAGCTGCGGGAGATGTTGCCGCACAACGCCGTCGAGTACTTCGTGTCGTATTACGACTACTACCAGCCCGAGGCCTACATCGCGCAGACCGACACCTACATCGAGAAGGACAGCTCGATCAACGACGACGTCGAGCGGCTGCGGCATTCGGCGACGTCGGCCCTGCTGTCGAGGCGAGACGTGGTGGTGGTGGCCTCGGTGTCGTGCATCTACGGCCTGGGCACGCCGCAGTCGTACCTCGACCGCTCCGTCGAACTGCAGGTGGGTGCAGAGGTGCCCCGGGACGGGCTGCTGCGCCTGCTGGTCGACGTCCAGTACACCCGCAACGACCTGTCCTTCACCCGCGGCTCGTTCCGGGTGCGCGGCGACACCGTGGAGATCATTCCGTCCTACGAGGAGCTGGCGGTTCGCATCGAGTTCTTCGGTGACGAGGTCGAGGCGCTCTACTACCTGCACCCGCTGACCGGCGAAGTGATCCGTCAGGTCGACTCGCTGCGTATTTTCCCGGCTACCCACTACGTTGCCGGTCCCGAGCGGATGGCGCACGCGATCTCGACCATCGAGGAGGAGCTCGCCGAGCGGCTCGCCGAATTCGAGAGCCAGGGCAAGCTCCTGGAGGCCCAGCGGCTGCGGATGCGCACCAACTACGACATCGAGATGATGCGCCAGGTCGGCTTCTGCTCGGGCATCGAGAACTACTCGCGGCACATCGACGGGCGGGGCCCGGGCTCGCCCCCGGCAACGCTGCTGGACTACTTCCCGGAGGACTTCCTGCTGGTCATCGACGAGTCGCACGTGACCGTGCCCCAGATCGGCGGCATGTACGAGGGCGACATGTCCCGCAAGCGCAACCTGGTGGAGTACGGGTTTCGGCTGCCGTCGGCGTGCGACAACCGCCCGCTGACGTGGGAGGAGTTCGCCGACCGGATCGGGCAGACGGTGTATCTGTCGGCCACTCCCGGCCCCTACGAGCTCAGTCAGTCCGCCGGCGAGTTCGTCGAGCAGGTGATCCGCCCGACCGGCCTGGTCGACCCGAAGGTGGTGGTCAAGCCGACGAAGGGACAGATCGACGACCTGATCGGCGAGATCCGCAAGCGGACCGAGGCCGACGAGCGGGTGCTGGTGACCACCCTGACCAAGAAGATGGCCGAGGACCTCACCGACTACCTACTGGAGATGGGCATCCGGGTGCGCTACCTGCACTCCGAGGTCGACACCCTGCGCCGGGTGGAATTGCTGCGCCAGCTGCGGCTGGGGGAGTACGACGTGCTGGTCGGCATCAACCTGCTGCGCGAGGGCCTCGACCTGCCGGAGGTGTCGCTGGTGGCGATCCTCGACGCCGACAAGGAGGGCTTCCTGCGGTCGACGCGCAGCCTCATCCAGACCATCGGCCGCGCCGCCCGCAATGTCTCCGGCGAGGTGCACATGTACGCCGACACGATGACCGACTCGATGAAGGAGGCCATCGACGAGACCGAGCGGCGCCGGGCCAAGCAGGTCGCCTACAACGAGGCCCACGGCATCGACCCGCAGCCGCTCCGCAAGAAGATCGCCGACATCCTCGACCAGGTCTACCGCGAGGCCGACGACACGGAGACCGTCGGGATCGGCGGGTCCGGCCGCAACGCGTCCCGCGGGCGCCGCGCCCAGGGAGAGCCCGGCCGCGCGGTCAGCGCGGGGGTCTTCGAGGGCCGCGACACGGCGAGCATGCCGCGCGCCGAGTTGGCCGACCTGATCAAGGACCTCACCGAGCAGATGATGACCGCCGCCAGGGACCTCCAGTTCGAGCTCGCCGCCCGGTTCCGCGACGAGATCGCCGACCTGAAGAAGGAACTGCGCGGGATGGACGCGGCCGGCCTCAAGTGA